A genomic region of Solanum dulcamara chromosome 2, daSolDulc1.2, whole genome shotgun sequence contains the following coding sequences:
- the LOC129875583 gene encoding transcription factor bHLH90, whose translation MEKALEWLRPLVDSKNWEYCVVWKFGDDPSRFIEWMGCCCSGANGVDVNVKKENGGKQKFTTLCRDIKVQHPIRTTACEALAHFPLSISLYSGIQGEVVTSNEPKWINHAEISNSNLSHELKGTLVLIPVAGGLVELYNSKLIYKDQKTINFIINRFKLGSEEANTSIAQKQDQVLDFIPYEKSNFCAPLLQYATSFPSCALHISQVSESSANPSIQGSSTGSIPSNELTLCHSPSDHLSRNVPLSHSTEGYFEHTELQCSGNLSRMEGTAFPWKQETFIVAGDMLAMGKKRQKGPYQSKNLVTERKRRNRIKDGLFALRALVPNITKMDKVAILGDAIDYINELQEKVKLYETELNEIDAKVPNDETAEMVLSDMTEMSKVTTDRKRIEVEVNQIGAREFWLKVSGSHKSGGFTQLMEAMNYLELEIVNVSCTTSGGEIVSVFIAEANVDRVVDAQKLRSSLIELTS comes from the exons ATGGAAAAAGCATTGGAATGGTTAAGGCCACTTGTTGATTCCAAGAATTGGGAATATTGTGTTGTTTGGAAGTTTGGTGATGACCCTTCAAG GTTTATAGAATGGATGGGATGTTGCTGTTCTGGAGCTAATGGAGTTGATGTCAATGTTAAGaaagaaaatggaggaaaaCAGAAATTTACTACTCTGTGTAGAGATATCAAAGTACAGCATCCAATTAGAACAACAGCTTGTGAGGCTTTGGCTCATTTTCCTCTTTCTATTTCCCTTTATTCAGG GATTCAGGGAGAGGTTGTAACATCAAATGAACCAAAATGGATTAATCATGCTGAGATTTCCAATTCAAATTTGTCACAT GAATTAAAGGGTACCCTAGTATTGATCCCGGTTGCTGGTGGACTGGTTGAGCTCTACAATTCAAAGCTG ATATATAAAGATCAAAAGACGATTAATTTCATTATCAATCGCTTCAAACTTGGTTCAGAAGAAGCCAATACTTCCATTGCACAGAAACAAGATCAAGTTCTtgatttcattccctatgagaAATCGAACTTTTGTGCTCCTCTCCTGCAATATGCTACAAGTTTTCCGTCATGTGCACTTCATATTTCTCAAGTATCTGAATCTAGTGCTAACCCTAGCATTCAAGGATCATCGACCGGTTCCATTCCTTCAAATGAACTTACCTTGTGCCATTCACCTTCTGACCATTTGTCACGAAATGTACCTTTAAGTCATTCTACTGAAGGGTATTTTGAGCACACAGAGCTTCAGTGCAGTGGGaacttatcaagaatggaaGGCACTGCTTTTCCTTGGAAGCAAGAAACTTTTATAGTTGCAGGAGATATGCTCGCGATGGGTAAGAAAAGACAAAAAGGACCTTATCAGTCGAAGAATCTTGTCACGGAGAGAAAACGAAGGAACAGAATTAAAGATGGTCTTTTTGCTCTTCGAGCTTTAGTTCCCAACATCACTAAG ATGGACAAAGTAGCAATACTTGGAGATGCGATTGACTATATAAATGAACTGCAAGAAAAAGTGAAGTTATATGAGACTGAACTAAATGAAATAGATGCTAAAGTTCCCAACGACGAAACGGCTGAAATGGTCCTATCGGACATGACTGAAATGTCCAAAGTTACAACTGATAGGAAAAGAATTGAG GTGGAAGTGAACCAAATTGGTGCAAGAGAGTTCTGGTTGAAGGTTTCTGGATCACATAAATCTGGAGGATTTACGCAGTTGATGGAGGCCATGAATTACTTAGAACTTGAAATTGTAAATGTGAGTTGTACCACGTCTGGAGGGGAGATCGTGAGCGTTTTCATAGCAGAG GCAAATGTGGACAGAGTTGTTGATGCACAGAAGCTGAGATCCTCACTAATTGAACTGACAAGttga